A stretch of the Perca flavescens isolate YP-PL-M2 chromosome 3, PFLA_1.0, whole genome shotgun sequence genome encodes the following:
- the LOC114552988 gene encoding olfactory receptor 11A1-like, producing the protein MLNTTFSTLSYIILGAFVDVGTLKYFYFMLTAMLYIVIIITNTSLIVVICKNRSLHEPMYLFLCSLFVNELYGSTGLFPFLLVQILSDIHTVSASLCYLQIFCLYTYANVEFSNLAIMSYDRYLAICYPLQYNTRMTSNKAVILIIMLWLYCCVRFLITLSLNIRLTLCGNTINSLYCDNYLVAKLACSDIKVNNIYGLFSISFSILVPLVLILFSYMKIINICFAGSKQTRQKAVSTCTPHLASLLNFSFGCCFEILQSRFDMTSVPSVLCIILSLYFAIIQPLFNPVMYGLQMSKIRNTCKHILRYKMFSCRRNNCDRHIHNNVSVIYY; encoded by the coding sequence atgttaaatacaaCTTTTTCAACTTTATCATATATAATTCTTGGAGCGTTTGTGGATGTAGGGACTTTgaaatacttttatttcatgttaACTGCCATGTTatacattgttattattattaccaacACATCTCTGATTGTGGTTATATGTAAGAACAGAAGCTTACATGAACCTATGTACCTTTTTCTGTGCAGCCTGTTTGTAAATGAACTGTATGGTAGTACAGGGTTGTTTCCATTCCTTCTGGTTCAGATCCTctctgacattcacactgtttctgcttctctttgttacctgcagattttctgtttgtATACATATGCAAATGTGGAATTTAGTAACTTAGCCATCATGTCTTATGACAGATATCTTGCTATCTGTTATCCTCTGCAATATAACACTCGTATGACATCTAACAAGGCAGTTATCTTAATTATTATGTTATGGTTGTACTGTTGTGTGAGATTCTTAATTACTTTATCCTTAAACATCCGTTTGACTCTCTGTGGAAACACTATAAACAGTTTGTATTGTGATAACTACCTTGTTGCTAAATTGGCCTGTTCTGACATCAAAGTGAATAACATTTATGgtcttttttctatttctttctccATTTTAGTCCCCCTGGTTTTAATCCTTTTCTCTTACATGAAAATTATTAATatttgttttgctggatccaaaCAGACACGACAGAAAGCTGTCAGTACCTGCACACCTCACCTCGCTTCACTCCTAAACTTTTCTTTTGGCTGCTGCTTTGAAATACTTCAGAGTAGATTTGATATGACCAGTGTACCCAGTGTGCTTTGTATCATTCTTTCACTGTATTTTGCCATCATACAGCCACTTTTCAATCCTGTCATGTATGGATTGCAAATGTCAAAAATACGGAATACATGTAAACATATCCTCCGTTATAAGATGTTTTCCTGTCGCAGAAATAACTGTGACAGGCATATACATAACAATGTATCAGTAATTTATTACTGA